GttcaatatatatattttttagattATAATTTCAGTATCAAGCTTCAATATTTTTttacatattaaaaattattaaatgaaataataaattctcaagatttaaattaataaatattatattctcaatttatatttaactaaaattagctattaattttattaatatggtAAAAATTTATCAGTTATTtagcttattaatattttatgtttcTATGGAAACAACACAAAAGGGcttaaaatgaaaatattttgggCCTAGCTGAACCGAACCCAATCAATTGCAGACATTTATGGACGGACCAAACCGATACCACAGCAAAGACGATGGCTTGGGCCTTGGGGTGTCCATCAATCAGTGCTAAAATTGCATATTGTTCATAAATTACatatataaatacttaaaatcataaaataaaaatgGGATCATTACATTTTAGTCCTTAAACATTATCATTATTACAAATCAGTTCgtttattttgaaatttatattaattgatCCATAAGATTTAATTCCATCAACTATTAGATATCTCCATCATAATGTACAATTTGTActcaattaatgaaataaaaattaaggtaataattaatttaatttttaaaatatgataattAACTCATGAATAATGCCAATACCTTGAgactatataataataataataataattcatctTAAGAGTAACAAGGTCCATATATTGTTGTGAAATTTTTTGGATGAAAGGATCtactaattaataaaattaaatattaaatatcaactaatgtaatttttaaaatacaaaatttgattaataaataatgataaaattcataaattaaatttaaaatcactgaataaaaatttcaaaatttatgagCACATACTTATTAATCATAATATACCTTTTTATGGAAATCTATtggtatttttatttcttttattaacaaaatttctGTTTGattaaataaaaggaaaaaaaaatgagaggatAATATTTTATAGAAATTCAAAAAATGCTTTAAATAGATTCGGTCAGAATTTTATTaagtattttaaaaataaatgttttttttatctcacaataaagtgaaaatttatatctcataattcACGAAACAGCTAAATATGATACATTAAAAATTAATGTACGGATAATATCTTATATTTTTCCGATTAAGAATTGAGATTATGCTTACCGCCGAAAAGAGGAAAAAGattaaaagaaaattgaaataaaaaagcaAACACGAAAagtggaagaaaaaaaaaaaaaaaagcacattTTCATTGGACAAGAAGAATATGCTTAAGTGTCAACATAAAAATGGAAGATTCGCAGTAGTCATGCGCATCTCTCCTTCTTATTTCATCTCAAGTTTCCAACTGAACTCAAAcaacttcctctctctctctctctctctctctctctctcccaattcCCTCTTAATCACCTTATCAGCTCAACCCATTTGCCACATCTTTCCAGGTATCCTTCTCTACTTAGCATACCCATTTATATCTCTATCTATATGCATTTGCATGAGCTTCTACATGTGAATATGGCATCATTGATGCTCCAAAATGATTTTTTATGTTATCTCTGTTCGTTTGATGTCGTTCTTTCAAGACCCAGTTGtgctttctttgtttttcttgtgaatTTCATTTGGAAAGTCGAGTTCTTGAATAGTTGAATGAAACCAGCTCGATAAGGAGCTTTCTCTCTTTGGTTTTGGTTTAAAGTGTTTATATATGCTTTGATTAGATTCTGCGTAATTTCTTGAAGCAGTTTCTTGTTGTGATCAGATTTTCCAATTAGGCGTTTTGCTAGGAGTTTCTCGGGTTTTCTTCAATGATTTCCTATCTATTCGGAATTGAATAATATATGAATTTGGATTCGACACTATCCAATGTGTATAACATGCAATACTACTTGTTTAACTTTACTCCTTTTATGGATTGGGATGCTTTTGTTAGTTAATAAAGCTAGATTTTTCTGTAGAAGGGACTGACCTTATGATCTTCTTGTTCATATTCATTGATTATGGTAAGCATCAGAGTGTTAGATTGGGTGAATCTCACATTTGTTAGATTGGATTTGGTTTCTAAGTTGTATAAACCTTTCTATCCAATGGTTATTTTCAAAGATCAATTTTGGTGTGTGCTGAACTCTTCTTGCAGTTTCATTTTTTCTGTTTAATTTAGATTTTGTTGGGCTTACAGTGAGTGGAGGTGTTAAGAGTGGATAGTTCCACGCTATTGAAgtaaggatattaggattttcttTGTGAATGATAGGcctaaggaaaaataattaccTCTTTCCATTTATGCTTTAGCAGTGAAGCTTCTAGCTTTTCAGAAATGAGTAAATTTCTCTGTAGGAGGAGATTACATTAATTATGGATAGGAATGCAAAAATGTAGTGAGCTGAAATGAAATTAGATTTGATTGCTAAGAATCTCTAGTGAATTGGCCTTGAGGAACAGAATGTAGGGAAAATATTCATGTAACTGACCTAACTGCTttgagattaaagctttattaacTTCAGTTTAGTTATATAAAACTTCTGCTACAAAGGAcaggtcaaaaaaaaaaaaaaggttatctGTAAATTCCTTAAAACATACTGAAGGCAGAACTAGATTCCTAGGTCTAGTACAAACTGCAGAGCCTACCAACAAATTATTTAGTAACTGTGGAGCTCACAGCAATTGCCACAGATATTCTCCTTGTCTGGATATTATGGCTCAACAACTAAATCATGTCGCCTGGGTTGTAGCTGCTCATGTAGCATAAACAAATTTgacctcaaaattcaattcatatgGTTATATGATCGTAATCATTTTCTCCTCAAACAATTTCACCCTGTCTATTTTCGTTGGCATTTGAACATGTTCCCTTTGTGCATAGTGATAGTGCTGTTTTTCACATTTTCCATTTGATGCAGCAATCTTGCTGGCAATTATATTTTTCGACATTATGAACCCCCAGAGTACAATGAATCCTAGTAAAGCTCTGGAGGGTGTGCATGGGATCCATGTTGTGCCTCACTCACCATTTGCTTTGGAAGAGATTACTCAACAAGGGGACTTCTCTCAATCAACATGTGGAAGTTTACTTAATATGGAGAATCAGCAGCTATTACTGCAGTATGTTTAAATCCTGTCCATCCACAGATAATTGAAATGTTATATTATCATTAGAATGAATATAACAATTTGTTCCTCTTCCTAATAGCTTTTATGTTTCCATTTATGTTCTCTTTTTTCTTCATGTTAAATAggaaaaatgtcataaaaaaataacttattaTATACGTCTTATCCAGGAGAGTATGGGAACAAATACCGGAGTGTTTGAGGCCCATCAAGTGCTGTGTCAATGGTGAAGAGAAATGCCTTTTTAAGATTTGGTTGTCCATTCAGGCGTTTGTTGTGCATTCTAATCTCTTGTACTTTCATCAGGTGATAGGAATCTTGCAGAAACAGCAGCAAACGTGCTTACATCACTTCCTTTTATTGCTTTAGGACTCCAGGCTCCAAGGTAATATTTTCCTTTCATGACAATGTGAACAATATTTTACTTCTATATCTGATAAATTGCTCTACTTTGCATACAGGAAGAACCTGCatactaagttgtatgctaacTCATTAATCGGTGTTGGAGTTGCCTCAAGTTTGTATCATTCTTCCAGAGGAAAAATCAGGAAGTACTTGAGATGGTTTGATTACACAATGATAGCTGCAGCAACAATAGTAAGTAgtataaaataactttttttttaaataaaagttgCGCAAGGTTATTGTTATGTGTGATATTTGAGAATATATGACAAACTTGAACAATGTTTCAAGTTTTTATCTTCAAGAGGAAAAATCAGGAGTTCTTGAGATGGTTTGGTTATACAAGCCACAGCGGCAATACTAAATtatctaaaataattttttgtctGAACAAAACTTGCACAAGGCTATTGTTATGTAATATCTGAGAATATGCTATCAACTTGAAAAGTGTTTCTGAAACTAGATTTGATACTTTTGCACAAGGATATCTTCCACTAACATGCACAGTGTATACAATGATAAATTCATTTTTGGCTTTGAATAATGATAATTTCTAGGATATTGTTGTCAGCAATTTTACCATGTTGACCCCACATATTTTCTTGTTATCAtacaatttttttatttcaatttctgGCAGAGGATCACTTCATGGTAAACTGCACCTTAAAATATCAATTCTTCACAATGGCTTTGTTAATGTACATAAATCAAGTAACTTTGTAATAGATTTTATAGTAGTTGTGTTGCTCAGTTTTTCTGATCTTCCTTTGCCACCACCTCCTTAACTTTTTCTTCAAGCATTTGCAGTTTCTCTTTTAGAATCAATTAATAACCGAGGTTTCTCTTGCAGTGTTTGTCTAGAGCTCTTAGAAATGAGAACCCTAAGTTCCTGATGGCAGCATCTGCAGCATTATTGCCCATCCAGCCTTTAATGGTGTCTGTTGTTCACACAGGAATGATGGAGGTAGCTGCCTTACTGTTAACCTTTGATTATGTTGATCTTAGTTTAGATTGAGTTTGCTTgtttttttcccattttatatTGTTGGTTTTAATCCTGGAAACTAGTGAACATTTATTGATCGCCACTCTAATTTGCCTAGAGTTGTACACTTTGCCAAACATCTGCTATTTGCTGTAAGAGAGTCacttctgttgataggtaataggTTAGTCCTTGTGCCAGAGTGGCATGATTATTAATATAAGAATTCAAAATGTTCATTGTCAAAGCAACTAGAGTTTCTACATTGATGAATTTAATGTCTCTGTCTATGAAAGCTTTACGAACCAAATGTCAGAATCTGGATGGATGTCTACATTGATGTAGTTAGTGTCTCTATCTATATATGTTTTCTTCATTTTGTACCCCTGATTGAAAATCATGAGTAACTTCAATTTCTTATGTTGAGGGTTCGAGCAGTTATTAATTGGATTTTATTCTAATTTTTCATTCTAGGTAGCATTTGCAAAAAGGGCATTAAAAGATCCAGATCTAAGGATGGCACATAATCTGCATAAGATGTCATCTTTTTTAGGAGGAGTTCTTTTCATTGCAGATGATATGTTTCCTAGTACTCCTTTCATTCATGCTGGTTGGCATCTTGCCGCGGCTGTTGGTGTTGGCACCTGCAACAAGCTTCTTGAGTAGCAAGCATATATCTCAGGTCAGTTGTAGAATTCAATTTATCCACAGAGCTGCAGCTTCAATTCAAAAACCAACATGTCCATATATTCTTATAATCCATCTAGCCATAATCAAGTACAAAAGGAAGACTTCCTGTTTGGTTTTAGCTTGTTGCAGTTCTATGGGTTCAACCCACATTGGGTTTCCTAATCAATTCTCAATTCTTCCCTGAATTATGGAAaagggaaaaaggaaaaagtcTAGCATTACCTTCGAAGGATGTAATGTTTTCTGTAGAATCTGTATATCAAAATGACAATTACAAAGAAGCTGAATCTATTTTCTTCCTTGCTTTTGGAAATTCGGATGCTTCATTCAGGTACTAAGTTGGCATACTTGTTTCTATTgttaaagaattttttttatatatatatttttaaaatttttaatatactaataagagagtattaaaaaataatttaaaattaaattagataaattttaatcatgaTAATACTAAAATAACAGAATAATTTTTTTCTAAACTACTTTTTCAaagttatataaattttttttctcatGAAAAGCAGTTTTAACCATTAAACCTTAATGCAAAGTAGGCACTGCACTGAAAGGCGTATTGTCATTATAATCCCATAATAGCAAATGGTCATTTATAAACTCAACCAGAAATTTTCCATTGTAAAATTTTCAGAGTTAAAGAATATATGTTGTGATTTCACGCTTTTAcacctaattttttttaattaaaatagtaTTATACTGTTAGCATTATTAATTAGTTcactatttgaaaatttttttagtatattttaattaaaaattgatgTGTAAATTATAAGTCACGTGTAAAAAGGTTTTCCACATGGCTACAACATTATTCAATAATTAATAATGTTAATAAACTAATTAACAGtgctaattatataatattattttaatataaaatttacgtacctaaatttgattattataaatttaaaatataaatatataaattttattatatttttccaTAATAATTAGATTTAAGTAAAAACTTTCTTATTCTTTCTTTAagcttcaatatatatatatatatatatatatatatatatatattgaagggGGAAAACAAACATGTTATTACTTGATGTGGTAATTTCCGatgtttaattaatttctattaagggTTCAACGTCCACGTAGCGTATGGATATGCCTAGATTAATTGAGACAGTACTGACTAATCATGATCTTGACCAAAGCAAAAAAGAAAGTCAAGAAGTCAAATCCAATCAATGGGTAAATTGAACAAATAATGCAGTATACATGTTCAgctattcataattcaaaaataatGATCTGTGTCTCCATCCACGCAGGCTTGCACTTTAACAACTTTTATTAATTTCTATTACACCAATTATGATGCCTACCATCCTAGCCAAAAGTGCAGGAACTCAACTCAAATAATGTGGTTCTAAGCAATAATAACACAGTGATCTATGTCCTAAAAAAAATCttgaaataataattattaaaattatatatatatatatatatatatatatataattattaagtaattattaagtttatttttTCAAAATGCAATAACTGAAATTAcatgtatttaatttttattaatttgccATTACAaataatatatgtatataaaatCACTTCtataataaaattagctaaatgcTCATGTGTTAtacaatatatttataattttattttttattattttttttacaaattttaagACATATAattcttatatatttataatgaaatgaattgctaaaaaatataagaaatattataaaaaaaaatctataaaaatttaagaattaaaataagtATTAGTTAAATATATCTAATATTCTCATCACACTAAGGctattttgatattaataaaatttttatgattataaaaattaattgatcaaattataattttgataatctcCCCTTAATTCAAATAAACTCTATTAGATCTTGTAACTCTTGtttttatatatgtgtgtgtctctcatattaaattaaattatcaatccCTCCTAAATTAGTTCtataaaatatgatttaagtgACATTAGTAAATGTCATGACCAAAATTATGGGCCGAACCAGCATTAcaacttgggtcagcataaggcccctaaagctcgtagtaagcctaactattcattagccCAACCTTGAAGCCCATATACAAGCCCATGTTTAAAAATTCAATCGAACAAAGTCTGGCCATAAACTAGACCATCCAACGAGGAGTTTTTAACTCACCCAACCTGTGATCACAATAAACATATGTATCGAGAGCTCAGCTCTCCCTCACAATCATTAACAACTCAATATAAGATCAAATGGGagtccaactccctcatccaacatGATCATCTATCCACTCATTCCACATACACATATTAATAAGTTTACAATTCTAAAATAATTAATCTTACAATCCCAAGTTAAGTAAAATGGTTCCACATGCAGAGGTCTAGAATTCGAATTTACTAATACAAAATAAGGAAATAATAGCTAATAGACTTGTGAGGTGAGAAGCGGGTTAGACATAAGAAATAAGCTCTCCTGTgatctggaaaaaaaaaaaagaagaataggagtgagcgttcgactcatagagtaagatattaattttacatataatt
The Hevea brasiliensis isolate MT/VB/25A 57/8 chromosome 18, ASM3005281v1, whole genome shotgun sequence genome window above contains:
- the LOC110651001 gene encoding uncharacterized protein LOC110651001 isoform X1, which encodes MRISPSYFISSFQLNSNNFLSLSLSLSLSPNSLLITLSAQPICHIFPAILLAIIFFDIMNPQSTMNPSKALEGVHGIHVVPHSPFALEEITQQGDFSQSTCGSLLNMENQQLLLQRVWEQIPECLRPIKCCVNGDRNLAETAANVLTSLPFIALGLQAPRKNLHTKLYANSLIGVGVASSLYHSSRGKIRKYLRWFDYTMIAAATICLSRALRNENPKFLMAASAALLPIQPLMVSVVHTGMMEVAFAKRALKDPDLRMAHNLHKMSSFLGGVLFIADDMFPSTPFIHAGWHLAAAVGVGTCNKLLE
- the LOC110651001 gene encoding uncharacterized protein LOC110651001 isoform X2 gives rise to the protein MRISPSYFISSFQLNSNNFLSLSLSLSLSPNSLLITLSAQPICHIFPAILLAIIFFDIMNPQSTMNPSKALEGVHGIHVVPHSPFALEEITQQGDFSQSTCGSLLNMENQQLLLQRVWEQIPECLRPIKCCVNGDRNLAETAANVLTSLPFIALGLQAPRKNLHTKLYANSLIGVGVASSLYHSSRGKIRKYLRWFDYTMIAAATICLSRALRNENPKFLMAASAALLPIQPLMVSVVHTGMMEHLQKGH